A single Lolium perenne isolate Kyuss_39 chromosome 6, Kyuss_2.0, whole genome shotgun sequence DNA region contains:
- the LOC127306285 gene encoding glycosyltransferase-like KOBITO 1 — MPAPAQAPSGGGGAAWRHLLLLLTALPLALALLAFALQWRGGGVDDPATRWPPHSAEPTTSSWLSRRSSSACADILAASSVPTFPYLRGWSFPFDAPHHPKVCVQTSTSAGLDQILPWLFYHKVVGVAHFLLFVEGKAAKPGVAGVLESIPGVKVVYRTKELEEQQARSRIWNETWLAGFFYKPCNYELFVKQSLNMEMAIVMARDAGMDWIMHLDTDELLYPGGAPEYSVRRLLADVPGDVDMVIFPNYESSVEHDDIKDPFSEVSMFKKNYDHLPKDTYFGMYKEATRGNPNYFITYGNGKSAARIQDHLRPNGAHRWHNYARSPNEIKLEEAAVLHYTYTKFSDLTSRRDRCGCKPTKEDVKRCFMLDFDRAAFIIASTASEEEMLRWYNERVVWNDRQLNLKLLRKGVLTRIYTPMAIVQGLRESGVFTSVIAASQSAANDKVPFQKNKTDSELRSVSGTFISSNSRKILSIVEPPFRDNDVSAVPPLSPPGLDEQQSFT; from the exons ATGCCGGCGCCGGCGCAGGCTccgtcgggcggcggcggcgcggcgtggcGCCACCTGCTTCTGCTCCTCACGGCCCTCCCGCTCGCGCTCGCCCTCCTCGCATTCGCGCTCcagtggcgcggcggcggcgtcgacgACCCCGCCACGCGCTGGCCCCCTCACTCGGCCGAGCCCACCACGTCATCCTGGCTGTCCCGCCGCTCTTCCTCCGCCTGCGCCGACATCCTCGCCGCCTCCTCCGTCCCCACCTTCCCCTACCTCCGCGGCTGGTCCTTCCCCTTCGACGCGCCGCACCACCCCAAG GTGTGCGTGCAGACGAGCACCTCCGCGGGGCTGGACCAGATCCTGCCGTGGCTCTTCTACCACAAggtcgtgggcgtggcccacttcTTGCTCTTCGTCGAGGGGAAGGCCGCCAAGCCCGGCGTCGCGGGCGTCCTCGAGTCCATCCCC GGTGTGAAGGTGGTGTACAGGACCAAGGAGCTCGAGGAGCAGCAGGCCCGGAG CCGTATCTGGAACGAAACCTGGCTCGCGGGTTTCTTCTACAAGCCTTGCAACTACGAGCTGTTTGTCAAGCAGTCACTTAACATGGAGATGGCTATTGTGATGGCCAGG GATGCTGGCATGGACTGGATCATGCATCTAGACACCGACGAGTTGCTCTACCCTGGTGGAGCTCCCGAGTATTCTGTCAGACGTTTGTTAGCTGACGTCCCTGGTGATGTTGACATGGTTATCTTTCCGAACTAT GAAAGCAGTGTCGAACATGATGATATAAAAGACCCATTCAGCGAG GTGTCTATGTTCAAGAAGAATTATGATCATCTTCCCAAAGATACTTACTTTGGCATGTATAAGGAAGCAACAAGGGGCAACCCTAACTATTTCATTACTTATGGGAATGGAAAATCTGCTGCGCGGATTCAAGATCATCTCCGTCCAAATGGTGCACATAGATGGCATAACTACGCAAGGAGCCCAAA TGAGATCAAGCTGGAGGAGGCTGCAGTTCTGCACTATACATACACCAAATTTTCAGACTTAACATCTAGACGTGATCGCTGTGGATGCAAGCCTACGAAAGAAGATGTTAAAAGATGTTTCATGTTGGATTTTGACAGAGCA GCTTTTATAATCGCATCAACTGCTAGTGAAGAGGAAATGCTTCGCTG GTATAATGAACGCGTTGTGTGGAATGATAGGCAGCTCAACCTAAAGCTTCTCAGGAAAGGAGTGTTGACTCGCATATATACCCCAATG GCAATTGTCCAAGGTCTGCGGGAGTCTGGTGTCTTCACTTCCGTCATCGCAGCTAGCCAATCTGCTGCGAATGACAAAGTTCCATTTCAGAAAAACAAAACCGATTCTGAACTTCGAAGTGTATCTGGGACATTCATCTCATCTAATTCTAGGAAAATATTGAGCATTGTCGAGCCTCCATTCAGGGATAATGATGTGTCCGCCGTCCCCCCTTTGTCGCCCCCGGGTCTGGATGAGCAGCAAAGTTTTACCTAG